gaactatcactggggcaccatggtacctacgcagcgaaagcatccatagagacctccacataaaccttgtcaatgaggaaattcagatgaaaaaaagtaaacatcaagcaaagCTCGCCGCACACGAAAATCCTCTCGCGAAGTCGCTTTCGCGAGTCTACAGTCAGAGCCGACTGAAGCGCAAAGATTCTCCAGCCCAGCAAAGAAATCCTAGGGCCGTCTCTAACTAATACAATTACTTCAcattgtaattaatataagttatataataagatttgaataattattgttagtctcacaaaaagagaagatcagataaataacgcaataagtttaaaatcGGTACATAACCCTCGTCTTTTCATTGCTTAAAATTGCCAATAAAAAAAGCATATTAGCTTAACAGAGAGTTTTGTGCaattgaaaagaaaattttgagAGCGATGGTGAGACGGAGCGAATATAGCAAGACAACAGAAGAGCAGATAGTGTCTGCTTGCTTTCAAGAGAGCAAGGGTACTTAGCTGAACTTTGGACCTTGTGACTAGACCCATCATAGAATAACGTTGTATAATAATGTTATTTGTTAGTCTcattgtttttatatatttactgCAAAGGTATATACGCGTCAGTTGCCGATGGATTTATATGGATGATGGATGAATATCTTTTACATTAAATAACTAAATGAGATATATTGATTATTTCAATatatgttttgtttattttatagcTTTTAAGGAAAATGACTCTGACCATTAAGCCATGAACTGAAGTGAACCGGTTGTAGATACGATATAGACAAATGATTGCTTGCTGGCGATAAGGATAAAACGTGCTGACCATTTCGAGTAATGCGGCCAAGCTTGGCAGCTtcatttttagtttttttaatttcagcCGCAGCAAAATTAGCAGCTGCACGTGCCACCGCTGACTTGGATGCTGCAAGACGTCGTTCAATAGCCTCAGAGTGGTATATAGCAGACGCTGCTTGAGACTTTTGTTTCAATATTAAAGCTTGTGTTTGCTTTTCAGTGGCTATTCTTTGTTGATTTAACACATTTTCCTTTGCAGTCTCTAGTTGTTTCTGCGCAATAATAACATTAGCAGAGGCCAGCTTAGCCACTGAAAAGGCGTTTAACACTTCACTGGATGTGGGGCCAAGTCCAAGCGAAAGACTGCTGCTCCAACCTTGGTCCCAAAGCTGATGACTAAGATCTCTTGCAGTGCTTATGCGTGTCCATTTAGCTATGTTTTTCAGGCCGATTTCCCCCTTTGGTAACGTTATCGATCTGAAATCACACCGCACATTAACAGTTAATGCCATTATTGCCATCAATTGGACGACACCACAGCGATATTTTCTTATAGACATTTTAAGGTAAGGAAACAAGAGAAAATCAATAAGTACTGAACTTTTTGGCTGGTGCCAATACTATTTATAGGAAAAATTTCGTTTATACTAAATTGGTCACGTTTCTTATTTTAAAACTGTAATTGCTGTAACTATCAGACACACCGGTCACTTCGTAAAAAACCAGTTCGAAAAGAAATATACCTTCAAAAAA
This genomic interval from Drosophila mauritiana strain mau12 chromosome 2R, ASM438214v1, whole genome shotgun sequence contains the following:
- the LOC117137324 gene encoding uncharacterized protein LOC117137324, producing MSIRKYRCGVVQLMAIMALTVNVRCDFRSITLPKGEIGLKNIAKWTRISTARDLSHQLWDQGWSSSLSLGLGPTSSEVLNAFSVAKLASANVIIAQKQLETAKENVLNQQRIATEKQTQALILKQKSQAASAIYHSEAIERRLAASKSAVARAAANFAAAEIKKTKNEAAKLGRITRNGQHVLSLSPASNHLSISYLQPVHFSSWLNGQSHFP